The genomic window TTCACAATAATACCAGGTTATGATTCTGTCCCTGTACACCCAAGGTTACTTTAGGAGAGAATCCAAGATACCCAAAATACCAGCACTGCTTCCATGCATTTCTTTAGCATGGTATgataatattccattccactggACAGATTTCTCCCACTCAACATAGGATAGGACTTCTGTCCTGAACAACAAAGAGACTCTCAACAGAAAGTGAAAGTATAGGCAAATATTTTCATATGTGAATATTTCCCTTTCAGATGAACTGAACCAATGCTTACAGAGTCAAATATATGTTATGTAATAGTGCTCATTATACCCATCATACCGTTTTGAAACTTTCTGCATTGGTCGCTTCTGTGATCTAGTGTGGTTTTCATTCCTCTGTTGATTCTGAGGGAGAGATTCTTAAACTCATTCTTCTAACCTTGTTACGTAGCACAAACCTGTAATACACACCCATGCCAACAGCAGCAGTCACTGTGGAAAGGACCAACACACTTCCTACAATACTACCTACACTGACACCATtccagttttttgaaattggcccaCTGTCAATGCTGCCCCCATGTCCTTCCTTTAGACAGTCAGGAGGGGCCCAACCATAAGAACAATGGCAGTGTTTGTGGTTGTTGCATATTCCCCTATTATGGCACTTTGTGGCATTACAATCATACTGCAAGAGGGACACGTTCTTGCATTCCCTATTCATACACATCATGCCAGTGCCACAAGGTGTACCGTCTTCTACTGCTCCAAGATCAGCTACCTCCATTCCACTGTGGTAGTCGGTAGCCCAGCAGTTACTTTTGCCAATGGTGGTTTGAATGATGGTTTGGTGTTCCTCCAAGGTAGGTACACTATGGATATTACTACACTGCATTCGGCCACATAGAATATTTTCAGCATTGCATTTCTTAAAAATACCATGTTCAAGGCCACAATTGCCAAAGCGATCACCTCGAGCATTCAGTCCTCTGAAACAATCCTCTGAAGCTCGTACGGTTTTCTTACCAAATATCTTTTCACACTGCCCATTGGGAGTAGTACAATGACCGTGATAGCAATAGACTCCATCACCGCAAGGGGCACCATCTTGTATGTAAACATCTTCTGGACACTGGTCTGAAGTCCCAGTGCAAAACTCAGGCAGGTCACAGATGCTAATACTCTTTCTGCAAATGGATCCAGCGGGACGGTACTTGCACCTGGCACAACACAGTCCAGAAGAACAATTGGCAAATGGATGCAATGTGCAATCTGGCCTGCAACATCGATCTGATTGACACTGCACAGCTGAACCACAGTCGCATTGCTCTCCTTTTTCCACTACTTTGTTCCCACAGTATTTGAGTTTATACATTTGATCAGGGTCTGGTGGAATCAACAAGCAAGTTGAGTCCTTTAGATTGAAATATTTATGGTAACTGCAGTTGCTAAACTTATCAGTCCGTGAGTACAAAGCAGACATAATGCAGGCACGTCGATCACATGTACAGTCTGGTTCATCATGGCTCATACCAAGATTATGTCCAAATTCATGGGCAAAAAgtacagaaaaatcaaacaaattgaAATTTCTTGATACTTCAACACCAGTAGCCCTGTTATCACAAATTTGTGCTACATATGCTCGTCCAAGATTCCTTCCGTACGACCTGTATACAATTAAGTGAGCAGCATCATTCTTTAGATGGTTAAGTAGAATGTCATGTCTCCATACAGTAAAAGCTTTAAGTGTCCTTCCTAAAGTTTTACCAATATCTATGAGGTTCTTTTCCGTCCATATCTCCAG from Podarcis raffonei isolate rPodRaf1 chromosome 4, rPodRaf1.pri, whole genome shotgun sequence includes these protein-coding regions:
- the LOC128412342 gene encoding disintegrin and metalloproteinase domain-containing protein 20-like; its protein translation is MNGSLAWLLIMFLRNLLSETGGQTPPQGFRYASYEVTIPRKLSFRYGLQETRYVSYLLQIEGKGQVVHLQQKKGIVPKDFPIFTYNKEGDLQVDYHYIRDECFYSGFIQDKPLSSVTLSTCSEGLRGLLQLNNETYQIEPVQPSATFQHVVYRLETVEGAMYMRCGLTEEEQRHQEAVIQDRKQVAVRSPPAELWWPHKRHAEVAFVVEHERYVKFNKNETDIAMKLLETIHMVNSFFEPFLVEVSVAGLEIWTEKNLIDIGKTLGRTLKAFTVWRHDILLNHLKNDAAHLIVYRSYGRNLGRAYVAQICDNRATGVEVSRNFNLFDFSVLFAHEFGHNLGMSHDEPDCTCDRRACIMSALYSRTDKFSNCSYHKYFNLKDSTCLLIPPDPDQMYKLKYCGNKVVEKGEQCDCGSAVQCQSDRCCRPDCTLHPFANCSSGLCCARCKYRPAGSICRKSISICDLPEFCTGTSDQCPEDVYIQDGAPCGDGVYCYHGHCTTPNGQCEKIFGKKTVRASEDCFRGLNARGDRFGNCGLEHGIFKKCNAENILCGRMQCSNIHSVPTLEEHQTIIQTTIGKSNCWATDYHSGMEVADLGAVEDGTPCGTGMMCMNRECKNVSLLQYDCNATKCHNRGICNNHKHCHCSYGWAPPDCLKEGHGGSIDSGPISKNWNGVSVGSIVGSVLVLSTVTAAVGMGVYYRFVLRNKVRRMSLRISPSESTEE